From a region of the Globicephala melas chromosome 19, mGloMel1.2, whole genome shotgun sequence genome:
- the DMPK gene encoding myotonin-protein kinase isoform X2, translating into MSAEVRLRRLQQLVLDPSFLGLEPLLDLLLGVHQELGASDLAQDKYVADFLEWVEPIAERLKEARLQRDDFEILKVIGRGAFSEVAVVKMKQTGQVYAMKIMNKWDMLKRGEVSCFREERDVLVNGDQRWITQLHFAFQDENYLYLVMEYYVGGDLLTLLSKFGERIPAEMARFYLAEIVMAIDSVHRLGYVHRDIKPDNILLDRCGHIRLADFGSCLKLRADGTVRSLVAVGTPDYLSPEILQAVGGGPGTGSYGPECDWWALGVLAYEMFYGQTPFYADSTAETYGKIVHYKEHLSLPLADAGVPDEVRDLIQQLLCPPEMRLGRNGAGDFQKHPFFFGLDWDSLRDSAPPFTPDFEGATDTCNFDVVEDGLTAMVSGGGETLSDMQEGTPLGVHLPFVGYSSYSCMALGDDEIPGSTPMELEAEALPEPLQEPSLEPTVPPPEEAAEAAVPEAIPEAVAEARVTLRELQEALEEEVLTRQSLSQELEAIRTANQNFASQLREAEARNRDLEAHVRQLQERMELLQAGGAAAVTGVPSPRATDPPSHLDGPPAVALGQCPLVGPGPMHRRHLLLPARVPRPGLSEARSLLLFASALAGAAALGCIGLVACAGYLATV; encoded by the exons ATGTCAGCCGAAGTGCGGCTGAGGCGGCTTCAGCAGCTGGTGCTGGACCCCAGCTTCCTGGGGCTGGAGCCCCTGCTCGACCTTCTCCTGGGCGTCCACCAAGAGCTGGGCGCGTCCGACCTGGCCCAGGACAAGTATGTGGCCGACTTCTTGGAGTGGG tgGAGCCCATCGCGGAGAGGCTTAAGGAGGCCCGACTGCAGAGGGATGACTTCGAGATTCTGAAGGTGATCGGACGCGGGGCGTTCAGCGAG GTGGCGGTGGTGAAGATGAAGCAGACGGGCCAGGTGTACGCCATGAAGATCATGAATAAGTGGGACATGCTGAAGAGAGGCGAG GTGTCGTGCTTCCGCGAAGAGAGGGATGTGTTGGTGAACGGGGACCAGCGCTGGATCACGCAGCTGCACTTCGCCTTCCAGGACGAAAACTACCTG TACCTGGTCATGGAGTACTACGTGGGCGGGGACCTGCTAACGCTGCTGAGCAAGTTTGGGGAGCGGATCCCGGCCGAGATGGCGCGCTTCTACCTGGCCGAGATTGTCATGGCCATAGACTCGGTGCACCGGCTGGGCTACGTGCACAG GGACATCAAACCGGACAACATCCTGCTGGACCGCTGCGGCCACATCCGCTTGGCCGACTTTGGCTCCTGCCTCAAGTTGCGGGCGGATGGAACG GTGCGGTCACTGGTGGCTGTGGGCACCCCGGACTACTTGTCTCCCGAGATCCTGCAGGCCGTGGGCGGTGGGCCCGGGACTGGCAGCTACGGGCCCGAGTGTGACTGGTGGGCGCTGGGCGTGCTCGCCTATGAAATGTTCTATGGGCAGACGCCCTTCTACGCCGACTCCACGGCTGAGACCTACGGCAAGATCGTGCACTACAAG GAGCACCTGTCTCTACCGCTGGCAGACGCAGGAGTCCCCGACGAGGTTCGCGATCTCATCCAGCAGCTGCTGTGTCCCCCCGAGATGCGCCTGGGCCGGAATGGAGCAGGCGATTTCCAGAAGCATCCTTTCTTCTTTGGCCTTGACTGGGACAGCCTCCGAGACAGCGCGCCCCCCTTTACGCCGGATTTCGAGGGTGCCACAGACACATGCAACTTCGATGTGGTGGAAGACGGGCTCACTGCCATGGTGAGCGGGGGAGGG GAGACGCTGTCGGATATGCAGGAAGGCACGCCACTGGGGGTCCACCTGCCTTTCGTGGGCTACTCCTCCTATTCCTGCATGGCCCTTGG ggATGATGAGATCCCGGGCTCCACGCCCATGGAACTGGAGGCCGAGGCGCTGCCTGAGCCATTGCAAGAGCCCAGCCTGGAACCCACGGTGCCCCCACCAGAGGAAGCG GCTGAAGCGGCAGTTCCGGAGGCCATTCCGGAGGCGGTGGCAGAGGCCCGGGTGACGCTGCGGGAACTCCAGgaggccctggaggaggaggtgctCACCCGACAGAGCCTGAGCCAGGAGCTGGAGGCCATCCGAACGGCCAACCAGAACTTCGCCAG CCAACTCCGCGAGGCCGAGGCCCGTAACCGAGACCTGGAGGCGCACGTCCGGCAGCTGCAGGAGCGGATGGAGTTGCTTCAGGCCGGGGGAGCCGCAG ctGTCACGGGGGTCCCCAGTCCCCGGGCCACGGATCCACCTTCCCAT CTAGATGGCCCCCCGGCCGTGGCTCTGGGCCAGTGCCCGCTGGTGGGGCCAGGCCCCATGCACCGCCGCCACCTGCTGCTCCCTGCCAGG GTCCCTAGGCCTGGCCTATCGGAGGCGCGTTCCTTGCTCCTGTTCGCCTCTGCTCTGGCTGGTGCCGCCGCCCTGGGCTGCATTGGGTTGGTGGCCTGCGCCGGCTATCTTGCCACAGTCTGA
- the DMPK gene encoding myotonin-protein kinase isoform X3 gives MKQTGQVYAMKIMNKWDMLKRGEVSCFREERDVLVNGDQRWITQLHFAFQDENYLYLVMEYYVGGDLLTLLSKFGERIPAEMARFYLAEIVMAIDSVHRLGYVHRDIKPDNILLDRCGHIRLADFGSCLKLRADGTVRSLVAVGTPDYLSPEILQAVGGGPGTGSYGPECDWWALGVLAYEMFYGQTPFYADSTAETYGKIVHYKEHLSLPLADAGVPDEVRDLIQQLLCPPEMRLGRNGAGDFQKHPFFFGLDWDSLRDSAPPFTPDFEGATDTCNFDVVEDGLTAMVSGGGETLSDMQEGTPLGVHLPFVGYSSYSCMALGDDEIPGSTPMELEAEALPEPLQEPSLEPTVPPPEEAAEAAVPEAIPEAVAEARVTLRELQEALEEEVLTRQSLSQELEAIRTANQNFASQLREAEARNRDLEAHVRQLQERMELLQAGGAAAVTGVPSPRATDPPSHMAPRPWLWASARWWGQAPCTAATCCSLPGSLGLAYRRRVPCSCSPLLWLVPPPWAALGWWPAPAILPQSDPAREPPSPPEP, from the exons ATGAAGCAGACGGGCCAGGTGTACGCCATGAAGATCATGAATAAGTGGGACATGCTGAAGAGAGGCGAG GTGTCGTGCTTCCGCGAAGAGAGGGATGTGTTGGTGAACGGGGACCAGCGCTGGATCACGCAGCTGCACTTCGCCTTCCAGGACGAAAACTACCTG TACCTGGTCATGGAGTACTACGTGGGCGGGGACCTGCTAACGCTGCTGAGCAAGTTTGGGGAGCGGATCCCGGCCGAGATGGCGCGCTTCTACCTGGCCGAGATTGTCATGGCCATAGACTCGGTGCACCGGCTGGGCTACGTGCACAG GGACATCAAACCGGACAACATCCTGCTGGACCGCTGCGGCCACATCCGCTTGGCCGACTTTGGCTCCTGCCTCAAGTTGCGGGCGGATGGAACG GTGCGGTCACTGGTGGCTGTGGGCACCCCGGACTACTTGTCTCCCGAGATCCTGCAGGCCGTGGGCGGTGGGCCCGGGACTGGCAGCTACGGGCCCGAGTGTGACTGGTGGGCGCTGGGCGTGCTCGCCTATGAAATGTTCTATGGGCAGACGCCCTTCTACGCCGACTCCACGGCTGAGACCTACGGCAAGATCGTGCACTACAAG GAGCACCTGTCTCTACCGCTGGCAGACGCAGGAGTCCCCGACGAGGTTCGCGATCTCATCCAGCAGCTGCTGTGTCCCCCCGAGATGCGCCTGGGCCGGAATGGAGCAGGCGATTTCCAGAAGCATCCTTTCTTCTTTGGCCTTGACTGGGACAGCCTCCGAGACAGCGCGCCCCCCTTTACGCCGGATTTCGAGGGTGCCACAGACACATGCAACTTCGATGTGGTGGAAGACGGGCTCACTGCCATGGTGAGCGGGGGAGGG GAGACGCTGTCGGATATGCAGGAAGGCACGCCACTGGGGGTCCACCTGCCTTTCGTGGGCTACTCCTCCTATTCCTGCATGGCCCTTGG ggATGATGAGATCCCGGGCTCCACGCCCATGGAACTGGAGGCCGAGGCGCTGCCTGAGCCATTGCAAGAGCCCAGCCTGGAACCCACGGTGCCCCCACCAGAGGAAGCG GCTGAAGCGGCAGTTCCGGAGGCCATTCCGGAGGCGGTGGCAGAGGCCCGGGTGACGCTGCGGGAACTCCAGgaggccctggaggaggaggtgctCACCCGACAGAGCCTGAGCCAGGAGCTGGAGGCCATCCGAACGGCCAACCAGAACTTCGCCAG CCAACTCCGCGAGGCCGAGGCCCGTAACCGAGACCTGGAGGCGCACGTCCGGCAGCTGCAGGAGCGGATGGAGTTGCTTCAGGCCGGGGGAGCCGCAG ctGTCACGGGGGTCCCCAGTCCCCGGGCCACGGATCCACCTTCCCAT ATGGCCCCCCGGCCGTGGCTCTGGGCCAGTGCCCGCTGGTGGGGCCAGGCCCCATGCACCGCCGCCACCTGCTGCTCCCTGCCAGG GTCCCTAGGCCTGGCCTATCGGAGGCGCGTTCCTTGCTCCTGTTCGCCTCTGCTCTGGCTGGTGCCGCCGCCCTGGGCTGCATTGGGTTGGTGGCCTGCGCCGGCTATCTTGCCACAGTCTGACCCCGCCCGGGAGCCGCCTTCGCCGCCTGAACCCTAG
- the DMPK gene encoding myotonin-protein kinase isoform X1 codes for MSAEVRLRRLQQLVLDPSFLGLEPLLDLLLGVHQELGASDLAQDKYVADFLEWVEPIAERLKEARLQRDDFEILKVIGRGAFSEVAVVKMKQTGQVYAMKIMNKWDMLKRGEVSCFREERDVLVNGDQRWITQLHFAFQDENYLYLVMEYYVGGDLLTLLSKFGERIPAEMARFYLAEIVMAIDSVHRLGYVHRDIKPDNILLDRCGHIRLADFGSCLKLRADGTVRSLVAVGTPDYLSPEILQAVGGGPGTGSYGPECDWWALGVLAYEMFYGQTPFYADSTAETYGKIVHYKEHLSLPLADAGVPDEVRDLIQQLLCPPEMRLGRNGAGDFQKHPFFFGLDWDSLRDSAPPFTPDFEGATDTCNFDVVEDGLTAMVSGGGETLSDMQEGTPLGVHLPFVGYSSYSCMALGDDEIPGSTPMELEAEALPEPLQEPSLEPTVPPPEEAAEAAVPEAIPEAVAEARVTLRELQEALEEEVLTRQSLSQELEAIRTANQNFASQLREAEARNRDLEAHVRQLQERMELLQAGGAAAVTGVPSPRATDPPSHMAPRPWLWASARWWGQAPCTAATCCSLPGSLGLAYRRRVPCSCSPLLWLVPPPWAALGWWPAPAILPQSDPAREPPSPPEP; via the exons ATGTCAGCCGAAGTGCGGCTGAGGCGGCTTCAGCAGCTGGTGCTGGACCCCAGCTTCCTGGGGCTGGAGCCCCTGCTCGACCTTCTCCTGGGCGTCCACCAAGAGCTGGGCGCGTCCGACCTGGCCCAGGACAAGTATGTGGCCGACTTCTTGGAGTGGG tgGAGCCCATCGCGGAGAGGCTTAAGGAGGCCCGACTGCAGAGGGATGACTTCGAGATTCTGAAGGTGATCGGACGCGGGGCGTTCAGCGAG GTGGCGGTGGTGAAGATGAAGCAGACGGGCCAGGTGTACGCCATGAAGATCATGAATAAGTGGGACATGCTGAAGAGAGGCGAG GTGTCGTGCTTCCGCGAAGAGAGGGATGTGTTGGTGAACGGGGACCAGCGCTGGATCACGCAGCTGCACTTCGCCTTCCAGGACGAAAACTACCTG TACCTGGTCATGGAGTACTACGTGGGCGGGGACCTGCTAACGCTGCTGAGCAAGTTTGGGGAGCGGATCCCGGCCGAGATGGCGCGCTTCTACCTGGCCGAGATTGTCATGGCCATAGACTCGGTGCACCGGCTGGGCTACGTGCACAG GGACATCAAACCGGACAACATCCTGCTGGACCGCTGCGGCCACATCCGCTTGGCCGACTTTGGCTCCTGCCTCAAGTTGCGGGCGGATGGAACG GTGCGGTCACTGGTGGCTGTGGGCACCCCGGACTACTTGTCTCCCGAGATCCTGCAGGCCGTGGGCGGTGGGCCCGGGACTGGCAGCTACGGGCCCGAGTGTGACTGGTGGGCGCTGGGCGTGCTCGCCTATGAAATGTTCTATGGGCAGACGCCCTTCTACGCCGACTCCACGGCTGAGACCTACGGCAAGATCGTGCACTACAAG GAGCACCTGTCTCTACCGCTGGCAGACGCAGGAGTCCCCGACGAGGTTCGCGATCTCATCCAGCAGCTGCTGTGTCCCCCCGAGATGCGCCTGGGCCGGAATGGAGCAGGCGATTTCCAGAAGCATCCTTTCTTCTTTGGCCTTGACTGGGACAGCCTCCGAGACAGCGCGCCCCCCTTTACGCCGGATTTCGAGGGTGCCACAGACACATGCAACTTCGATGTGGTGGAAGACGGGCTCACTGCCATGGTGAGCGGGGGAGGG GAGACGCTGTCGGATATGCAGGAAGGCACGCCACTGGGGGTCCACCTGCCTTTCGTGGGCTACTCCTCCTATTCCTGCATGGCCCTTGG ggATGATGAGATCCCGGGCTCCACGCCCATGGAACTGGAGGCCGAGGCGCTGCCTGAGCCATTGCAAGAGCCCAGCCTGGAACCCACGGTGCCCCCACCAGAGGAAGCG GCTGAAGCGGCAGTTCCGGAGGCCATTCCGGAGGCGGTGGCAGAGGCCCGGGTGACGCTGCGGGAACTCCAGgaggccctggaggaggaggtgctCACCCGACAGAGCCTGAGCCAGGAGCTGGAGGCCATCCGAACGGCCAACCAGAACTTCGCCAG CCAACTCCGCGAGGCCGAGGCCCGTAACCGAGACCTGGAGGCGCACGTCCGGCAGCTGCAGGAGCGGATGGAGTTGCTTCAGGCCGGGGGAGCCGCAG ctGTCACGGGGGTCCCCAGTCCCCGGGCCACGGATCCACCTTCCCAT ATGGCCCCCCGGCCGTGGCTCTGGGCCAGTGCCCGCTGGTGGGGCCAGGCCCCATGCACCGCCGCCACCTGCTGCTCCCTGCCAGG GTCCCTAGGCCTGGCCTATCGGAGGCGCGTTCCTTGCTCCTGTTCGCCTCTGCTCTGGCTGGTGCCGCCGCCCTGGGCTGCATTGGGTTGGTGGCCTGCGCCGGCTATCTTGCCACAGTCTGACCCCGCCCGGGAGCCGCCTTCGCCGCCTGAACCCTAG
- the DMPK gene encoding myotonin-protein kinase isoform X4: protein MVLPARHVSRSAAEAASAAGAGPQLPGAGAPARPSPGRPPRAGRVRPGPGQVCGRLLGVGPKLRVSQSVVQEPPVSEPRVEPIAERLKEARLQRDDFEILKVIGRGAFSEVAVVKMKQTGQVYAMKIMNKWDMLKRGEVSCFREERDVLVNGDQRWITQLHFAFQDENYLYLVMEYYVGGDLLTLLSKFGERIPAEMARFYLAEIVMAIDSVHRLGYVHRDIKPDNILLDRCGHIRLADFGSCLKLRADGTVRSLVAVGTPDYLSPEILQAVGGGPGTGSYGPECDWWALGVLAYEMFYGQTPFYADSTAETYGKIVHYKEHLSLPLADAGVPDEVRDLIQQLLCPPEMRLGRNGAGDFQKHPFFFGLDWDSLRDSAPPFTPDFEGATDTCNFDVVEDGLTAMVSGGGETLSDMQEGTPLGVHLPFVGYSSYSCMALGDDEIPGSTPMELEAEALPEPLQEPSLEPTVPPPEEAAEAAVPEAIPEAVAEARVTLRELQEALEEEVLTRQSLSQELEAIRTANQNFASQLREAEARNRDLEAHVRQLQERMELLQAGGAAAVTGVPSPRATDPPSHMAPRPWLWASARWWGQAPCTAATCCSLPGSLGLAYRRRVPCSCSPLLWLVPPPWAALGWWPAPAILPQSDPAREPPSPPEP, encoded by the exons ATGGTGCTGCCTGCCCGACATGTCAGCCGAAGTGCGGCTGAGGCGGCTTCAGCAGCTGGTGCTGGACCCCAGCTTCCTGGGGCTGGAGCCCCTGCTCGACCTTCTCCTGGGCGTCCACCAAGAGCTGGGCGCGTCCGACCTGGCCCAGGACAAGTATGTGGCCGACTTCTTGGAGTGGG CCCTAAACTCAGGGTTTCCCAGAGTGTGGTCCAAGAGCCACCAGTATCTGAGCCTAG agtgGAGCCCATCGCGGAGAGGCTTAAGGAGGCCCGACTGCAGAGGGATGACTTCGAGATTCTGAAGGTGATCGGACGCGGGGCGTTCAGCGAG GTGGCGGTGGTGAAGATGAAGCAGACGGGCCAGGTGTACGCCATGAAGATCATGAATAAGTGGGACATGCTGAAGAGAGGCGAG GTGTCGTGCTTCCGCGAAGAGAGGGATGTGTTGGTGAACGGGGACCAGCGCTGGATCACGCAGCTGCACTTCGCCTTCCAGGACGAAAACTACCTG TACCTGGTCATGGAGTACTACGTGGGCGGGGACCTGCTAACGCTGCTGAGCAAGTTTGGGGAGCGGATCCCGGCCGAGATGGCGCGCTTCTACCTGGCCGAGATTGTCATGGCCATAGACTCGGTGCACCGGCTGGGCTACGTGCACAG GGACATCAAACCGGACAACATCCTGCTGGACCGCTGCGGCCACATCCGCTTGGCCGACTTTGGCTCCTGCCTCAAGTTGCGGGCGGATGGAACG GTGCGGTCACTGGTGGCTGTGGGCACCCCGGACTACTTGTCTCCCGAGATCCTGCAGGCCGTGGGCGGTGGGCCCGGGACTGGCAGCTACGGGCCCGAGTGTGACTGGTGGGCGCTGGGCGTGCTCGCCTATGAAATGTTCTATGGGCAGACGCCCTTCTACGCCGACTCCACGGCTGAGACCTACGGCAAGATCGTGCACTACAAG GAGCACCTGTCTCTACCGCTGGCAGACGCAGGAGTCCCCGACGAGGTTCGCGATCTCATCCAGCAGCTGCTGTGTCCCCCCGAGATGCGCCTGGGCCGGAATGGAGCAGGCGATTTCCAGAAGCATCCTTTCTTCTTTGGCCTTGACTGGGACAGCCTCCGAGACAGCGCGCCCCCCTTTACGCCGGATTTCGAGGGTGCCACAGACACATGCAACTTCGATGTGGTGGAAGACGGGCTCACTGCCATGGTGAGCGGGGGAGGG GAGACGCTGTCGGATATGCAGGAAGGCACGCCACTGGGGGTCCACCTGCCTTTCGTGGGCTACTCCTCCTATTCCTGCATGGCCCTTGG ggATGATGAGATCCCGGGCTCCACGCCCATGGAACTGGAGGCCGAGGCGCTGCCTGAGCCATTGCAAGAGCCCAGCCTGGAACCCACGGTGCCCCCACCAGAGGAAGCG GCTGAAGCGGCAGTTCCGGAGGCCATTCCGGAGGCGGTGGCAGAGGCCCGGGTGACGCTGCGGGAACTCCAGgaggccctggaggaggaggtgctCACCCGACAGAGCCTGAGCCAGGAGCTGGAGGCCATCCGAACGGCCAACCAGAACTTCGCCAG CCAACTCCGCGAGGCCGAGGCCCGTAACCGAGACCTGGAGGCGCACGTCCGGCAGCTGCAGGAGCGGATGGAGTTGCTTCAGGCCGGGGGAGCCGCAG ctGTCACGGGGGTCCCCAGTCCCCGGGCCACGGATCCACCTTCCCAT ATGGCCCCCCGGCCGTGGCTCTGGGCCAGTGCCCGCTGGTGGGGCCAGGCCCCATGCACCGCCGCCACCTGCTGCTCCCTGCCAGG GTCCCTAGGCCTGGCCTATCGGAGGCGCGTTCCTTGCTCCTGTTCGCCTCTGCTCTGGCTGGTGCCGCCGCCCTGGGCTGCATTGGGTTGGTGGCCTGCGCCGGCTATCTTGCCACAGTCTGACCCCGCCCGGGAGCCGCCTTCGCCGCCTGAACCCTAG